agcgaTAGGCTTGGCGagagcggcggcttggcgcAAACCGGCAGAGCGACGACGCGGGCGCGCGATCGTCGTCCAGCGGCAAGGGCACGCAGTAGGCGGATGCGGAGGCGAGGATGCGGGCACGGAACGtgccgagggcggcggcgacgaaagggagcacgagggaggagtgaggtggtggcgtcggccaagcagcgacgcagcttggcggcctagcggcggacgcgaccggagcggcggtgcacgacgatggcgcaaccggagcgacggcgacacagGCGTGGCGAGGGAGAGCAGCAGCACGATGGCGCCGAAGCGGTGGCGAAGCGTTGGTGCGAGGACGTGGCATGCGACGTGGCGGCAACGgccacggtgacggcgaggtggcAAGTCGCGGCACAGGCgcgagcacggcgaggcggcggggacgtGGCGCGACTGCGCGGATGCGGCGCACGGTGGTGAGCGCAGCGGCGAGGCAGAGCGGAAGCGTGTGCAGGTGGATGGTGGTGCGGGAAGccgaggcgaggcgacgacgcagcgcggcggctggaggaggaagacgggactgacaggtggtccccacctgtcagtggcccggaggaggagagggaggtggcctAGACTTGGTGCGAGTGAGGTGGCGTCTCGGCCGTGGCCTTCGACCGGCCCAGTgtgggaagggaggggaggagagcagGCCAAGCGGAGGGAGCGGGCTGGACGGCTTGGCCGTCGGCCTGCTAGCCtagaggagagggaaaaggtggagtgggccgagggaggtgatgcggaCTTCGTGCGCGGGTCGGGCCACGGCTCGgaaaattgcagacagtacacgcattcacacgacagaaccaaatcttGCACGGATTAGATattcgtacgacaaattagatccgatacATGAAGctgtgaactgttagcggaacaacggcaggagttaacgacccgttaaattgagatttaacaactcgctaaactagaattagacgactttaacgtaaaatcaatctacgtGTACAAAATTAGACTACGCActatagatcaatctcacgctggcaaatagattggaaaacctaagcaattacacgatagatcaacgatagattgattttcatgaataaaacgtatgcaaacctgaggtttggtggagagatcagcgatggattgcggttgttcctcgctgttaggctagaaaacctgaacaattaaacggtagattaatttagattgattcgcaagaataaaatagatgcgaatctgaaatttggtggagaaaACCCGATGAACGGCTGCTGCGAATAGGAACAGCAGCGCTGCCGGTGGCTTGCTGCTAGGAGAGGGGCGGCTGGAGGCGGGTGGAggagcacgggagagggagatggggaaaagaggcaaggatgtaggggggtatttatagggggaagctagagatagatctacTTAACCATcccctattaaaaaggaatagataagatttcaaagggataaatCTTAATagataagaaatttttttttctgttgggGGAGTTGGTGTCGTTCACGGctgggaggggaaggggacgTGCATACACAGGGAGAGGTGGGAAGTGTGTGTGaccaggagaggaggaggagatcgtacAGGGAGGAGAGGTGGAGTTCGGCCAcgggagagaaaaaggaaaacagaaaaagaaaagggaaaaaggaaggagggaaaaaaggaattgtctccaattttaccgatttttattaagtttatttgagcaaattttactgactgcaattcaaatataaatcctgttaatcatttaaaatgctttcgggacattttagaacattccgaaaagcttccaattaattaaattaatttattacactgagtttctcctgaactttaattaacaaattatctttaatacattatttaattattttttggcttaggtaaaactcagggcatGACACTGGGCTACTATGTAAGTGCTAAAGTgacatacatatatgttttcCACCTTGGTGAAATGAACGGTTTTGTGTGTTGGGAGGTGTACTTTAGGCAATGGGTTAACAGTTGAGGATGTGTTTGATAGACTAAGGGGTTATCTTTAGgctttttaaatgaaaaagtcaaatgacattgTCGACGATCtggattaattagtaaaaACTAGTACAGGGTTGCTAGCGAGGTGCGAAGATCATACGCAAGCATTGATAAGAGGTTACCATGCTTCAGGATCTCAACATGAAATAATACTTACCCTATTCCTGCTTGGATATTGTATTTCGGCGAACAATAGATCAACAATTAAATAACTGATCTAATATGACGTGCCCCTCATAGGAAGCCCCCTGCACCTTATATACCAAGGGAAAGAGTTATGGATGTAGACCTATCCTGATAAGATCAAGACTTATCCAGCCTAGATATGGTAAAGTCTAGCAATCTCAACATACAGTATATCGGGTTATTACCAAACTTCTAACTGGCTTAGTGCAAGATTACATTGTTGGCTTAGTGCAAGATTACATTGTTCGGCACCCATTCCCTATACGGATATATGTACAGGTTAAGAATACCCCGTATCACAACcatattaatttgtaaatggtaaataatttacaaataacaCTTTTATACAAGTGTTTgtagtgatttaaaaacaatggttagaaaataaacaataataaaaacccttaaaatcaacttcaaatttaagattaaaagttcaaatttttgcttataagcgggacttttaactttttgccactattTGCCATATCCTCTTAATCCCCCTCACAGCTACAATGAAAGAGgagtgacaaatctattgcCACTCACTATATAAAAGTGgcgaatagttaaatttccccaGTAGAAAACGTAAGGTTGTAGTACCAAGTGGGCAACGTGAAAAACGACCTAGCTAGCTGTCTGGGCTGCAATTCTGCCATGCTGCCACCTTTGTAGTATATGAATCCCTGAAATGGCTGCCGgcacaatatatattagtctatttattaaaaaaattgctggCAAGTTAATTAATGCGTTATATTATCACTtaagaacatgcatgcaccaaATCAAAAATCTCGACAAGGACGTACGTAGTATACTACGCGGCTCTAATTTCATGGTTCCAGAAGTTACATTTTAGTAATTGCATGTTGCATGTATGGCTTCTTAAATTATTTGCTAGTACTACTTACTTTATATATTGTAAGTTTGTAACCTCGCTAGCTGCAGGTACAGACGTACATGTCCATGGCAGAGGAGAAATCAGTGTCGGAAATGGTAGAGGTGAAGTGGAGAGACATCAGAGAAAAATGGAGGGAGAGTCAGCCGTTCACCATCTTCCGCGTCCCGGCCTATATCCGCGAGAGCAACCGCACCGCCTACGAGCCGCGCATGGTGTCCATCGGACCCTACtaccatggcggcggcgctctccGCGGCATGGAGGAGTACAAGCGGCGGTACATGAAGGACCTGCTCTCCCGTTTCTCCGGTGACGCCGACGGCAACGCGGACGACACCGCCGAATCCACGTTACTGAAGAAGATGCGAGGCCTGCAGGCCAGGGCGCTAGCGTGCTACAGCGAGTGCCCcgtgcctccgccgccgcccgtgggCAAGGCCGACGACTTCTTCGCTGAGATGCTTCTGATGGACGGCTGCTTCATCCTCGAGTTCTTCTTCAAGTGGCACGAAAAGAACTCCGACACGCTCAGCGCCGTGACCTGGGTTCGCACGCTCGTCCTCTATGACCTGCTCCTGATCGAGAACCAGATCCCGTTCTTCGTGCTCGAGGCGCTCTACGGCGCAATCGCCGGCGAGCAGGGTAACAGGCAGCTCCTCCTCAACCTTCTCGTCGAGTATATCGAAGCGGAGATCAAACCAAGCAGTGAGCCGTCCGCTGGCATGAAGGTCAACCACCTGCTCCACCTGTACTACGGGTGTTTCGTGCCCAAGACGGCGAAGGACGGGGTAGTCGTAATAACTATCCCGTGGCCCCCCAACCCAAAGGATGCCCCGGAGCCGAAAACACGGACGATCCCGCGCGCCACCGAGCTTCTCGAGGCGGGGGTGACGTTCGTCCGGTGCGAGGTGCCTGTGGGGGACAGGCCTGCCGCGCGATGCTTTGGCATGTTCGCAAAAGACAAGGTGGCACCGGACAGGTTTGACGTGACGTTCGACCGCCGCACGGGAGTAATGAAGATCCCCACCATAGAGATCGACGACATGAAGCTGCCGCTCCTCATCAACCTCATCGCGTTCGAGCAGACGCTGTGCGGCGAGAAGCCGCGCCTCCTCACCAGCTACGTCGCGTTGATGAGCAAGCTCATCGTCACGGCGCGCGACGTCGAGCTGCTCCGCCGGCACCGCATCGTGGAGAGCCTATtggccgacgacgaggaggcggcccaGTTCTTCAGCCGCCTTGGCAATGTCGGCACCATGGACTACGAGCGCCAGGCTTTCTTCGACCTGTACAAGGACGTGCGCCATTACTGCGACTCGAGCTGGCACCGCTACAGGGCGACGCTCCATCGCGACTACTTCTCCAACCCGTGGTCAGCcatctccgtcgtcgtcgccgcgttCCTCGTCGCCCTCACCATAGCGCAAACTTATTTCGCCGTGTACCCCTCCAAAAATTGACTGCAAAAGCTTTTCCAGACCTCTGTTCTTactgccgcctccgcgccgtcgaGTAGTACTCCACTGCACGCCGCTGCAACCCTGAGATTGTCGTACGCCTCCATGCATCCAACTTCCAGAGAATTCAAACAGCTAACTCGATTCTTTTCTCTGTCGCTCTAATCTCATCAGTAGCTCATTCTTCtacattttctttcttatgtGTTTCGTCGATAGCACTTTGTGCAAAAGCCCAATGCTTTCATCTCTACTCCcttcgttccatattataagattttttttggtttacatATATTcgttcatatattaatatatatgttttggggGAAACGGTTTACAACAAGGGTGGATGCCCACCGGTGTGCTTGTATGTCATtcaaatatattcataaaagatataaaaaattaaaagaatagattaatatgagttatctTTCTCTagaaacatgcaagtttaaatttaacttctacaagttgtagaaaaaaactgaaacaaaatatacgtacattcataattattattttttataacatgtaGAAGTCGAATTTGAACGTGCATGTTTgcggagtgatataactcatattaatctatcttattaatttgttttatattttttgataactatttagataaca
This is a stretch of genomic DNA from Oryza brachyantha chromosome 1, ObraRS2, whole genome shotgun sequence. It encodes these proteins:
- the LOC102703920 gene encoding UPF0481 protein At3g47200-like; the encoded protein is MVSIGPYYHGGGALRGMEEYKRRYMKDLLSRFSGDADGNADDTAESTLLKKMRGLQARALACYSECPVPPPPPVGKADDFFAEMLLMDGCFILEFFFKWHEKNSDTLSAVTWVRTLVLYDLLLIENQIPFFVLEALYGAIAGEQGNRQLLLNLLVEYIEAEIKPSSEPSAGMKVNHLLHLYYGCFVPKTAKDGVVVITIPWPPNPKDAPEPKTRTIPRATELLEAGVTFVRCEVAPDRFDVTFDRRTGVMKIPTIEIDDMKLPLLINLIAFEQTLCGEKPRLLTSYVALMSKLIVTARDVELLRRHRIVESLLADDEEAAQFFSRLGNVGTMDYERQAFFDLYKDVRHYCDSSWHRYRATLHRDYFSNPWSAISVVVAAFLVALTIAQTYFAVYPSKN